One genomic region from Equus asinus isolate D_3611 breed Donkey chromosome 10, EquAss-T2T_v2, whole genome shotgun sequence encodes:
- the PPP3R2 gene encoding calcineurin subunit B type 2, translating to MGNEASYPEEMCSQFDHDEIKRLSKRFKKLDLDNSGSLSVDEFLSLPQLQRNPLAKRVIDVFDTDGNGVVDFKEFIVGTSQFSVKGSEEQKLRFAFSIYDMDKDGYISNGELFQVLKLMVGDDTLTDWELQEVVDKTIICLDTDGDGKISYEEFSAVVRGLEIHKNLVVAV from the coding sequence ATGGGAAATGAGGCCAGTTACCCGGAGGAAATGTGCTCCCAGTTTGACCATGATGAAATTAAAAGGCTGAGCAAGAGGTTTAAGAAGCTGGACTTGGACAATTCGGGCTCTCTGAGCGTGGATGAGTTCCTGTCGCTGCCCCAGCTGCAGCGGAATCCGTTGGCGAAGAGAGTGATCGACGTCTTCGACACCGACGGCAATGGCGTAGTGGACTTCAAGGAATTCATCGTGGGGACCTCCCAGTTCAGTGTCAAGGGCAGCGAGGAGCAGAAGCTAAGGTTTGCTTTCAGCATCTACGACATGGACAAAGACGGCTACATTTCCAACGGAGAGCTCTTCCAGGTGCTGAAGTTGATGGTGGGGGACGACACCCTGACAGACTGGGAGTTACAGGAGGTCGTCGACAAAACCATCATCTGCCTGGATACAGACGGCGATGGGAAAATATCCTACGAGGAATTCAGCGCTGTGGTCCGAGGCCTGGAGATCCACAAGAACTTGGTGGTGGctgtgtga